In Treponema denticola, one genomic interval encodes:
- a CDS encoding DUF2259 domain-containing protein: protein MRKAMISFCFIFCSFFLFAGDIATFVNLGFSADGSKFAFGQYGLTDQTYRAYAEIYGVDVAENKFLPSGRFITSPTSETADKDSKNIFLSLLDRANPSLLKWKISDKNEGRAIYAATDSTINETTLIFKDFETNDEYKVMLYKDKKSNLEASFYIEVEIIKPNGNKIKKTAGQKGKTRSGIRDYAIKKVIIDNTNTSLIFVIEKHQYDKLGNSIRYMVETIKL from the coding sequence ATGCGTAAAGCTATGATTTCTTTTTGTTTTATTTTTTGTTCTTTTTTTCTGTTTGCAGGCGATATTGCGACCTTTGTTAATTTAGGTTTTTCGGCTGACGGAAGTAAATTTGCTTTCGGACAATACGGATTAACCGATCAAACCTATCGTGCCTATGCAGAAATTTATGGGGTAGATGTAGCAGAAAATAAGTTTTTACCTTCAGGACGCTTTATAACAAGTCCGACATCTGAAACGGCCGATAAAGACAGTAAAAATATATTTTTAAGCCTTTTGGATAGGGCGAACCCTTCTCTTTTAAAATGGAAGATAAGCGATAAAAATGAGGGAAGAGCTATTTATGCCGCTACGGATTCTACAATAAACGAAACCACCTTGATTTTTAAAGACTTTGAAACCAATGACGAGTATAAGGTAATGCTGTACAAGGATAAAAAATCCAATTTAGAAGCTTCCTTTTACATTGAAGTCGAAATCATCAAACCTAACGGCAATAAGATAAAGAAAACAGCCGGTCAAAAAGGTAAAACCAGATCAGGTATACGGGACTATGCAATAAAAAAAGTAATTATCGATAACACAAACACAAGCCTCATCTTTGTAATCGAAAAACATCAATATGATAAACTTGGAAACTCCATCCGTTACATGGTAGAAACTATTAAGCTGTAA